The nucleotide sequence ATCCATGCTGATACACTCCCTTGAGAAACAGACTCCTCTCTTCCCCTGCTCTGCTCTTGGAACATGGCAAGACAAGGGATGTTCTCCTTTCTGCTACAGTACCTACTCCTCCATCTTCTCAAAGAGTATTTAGCTCTTCAGAGCAGGTACCACAcctgcctttcccaacctggtgccctctgcaaCAGTGATGGCTGGgggtgctgggagctggagtctgaaaATATCCTGAACTCACTGCATTGGGGAAGGCTGTGTTACATGATTCACAAAAGTGGGCTTAAATCAGCCACTTCCGctttgaagaaaaagcagccaGTTCCTTCCTGAGattagtctctcccccccccccccaacccctacTGTTTGACCCCAAAGGGGCAGTTTACTGCACACAGCTCGTATTCTTTTAAAGCCTCAATAACATAACAGGTAGTTTGACCTTCACTCTGTTACGGTTATTACTGCTAGTATTTAACCAGTGAGTCATCTGCTGTAATAACTGTTGTGATTTACATGATCGTAGCATTAAAAGTGTTACACATCAGTGCTGTGAACTTGGGAGTCATCCATCCCTTCTCCCCTCAGGGTGTGCTTTCCAACCTGTCGTCCATCACAGACCTGGGTGGCTTTGACCCTGTCTGGCTCTTCCTTGTGGTCGGAGGGGTGATGTTCGTCCTGGGGTTTGCTGGCTGCATTGGAGCCTTGAGGGAAAACACTTTCCTGCTCAAATTTGTAAGTCTTTGGGtcttccttcctgctttcccATTCCGGGTAGTGGCAGCTGAATAACGTGAGCTGGGCGCCTCTTGCTCAGATCTCAGCTTGGCAAAATGCAGTGCAGCAATACCTAGGAGTGGGGTCCTTTCTGTCTCAGCCTCCTTGGGCCTTAGGAACTAATGCTGGAGCCTGGAGGGAGGCTGAGTACAGGCATTGCTGCACAAGGACGACCAACTTCAATCAGGGGTTTCCCTAAACTAGCGGttgcgaacctatggcacgcggagGCCTCACTGCTGGCACACACGCCACCGGCCCATCCgcactgttgtttttttccatttgtgCTGCCGCTCTTCCCCACGCTACTGTGTGCATCCACTCCTTaaaccccaaacttttttttttttttgctgttagccTGTGATTGTGTTCAGCAATTGGTCTgttttccaattggctgcagcagtggctgtttctgattgggcgtaacagcgttcattattatttgaccctcgtgatttttttcttgCACTTTTTTCTGTGCTGCGTGGTGGTTCCCAGCTCCCCCCTCCAAGCCAGGCCTCAACCCATTCCCTCCTGCTCCCCCCATCTCCAATCTTCCACAGGCCCCTCACCTCCCATGGGCCTGACCTGCCTGGGCTAGGAGGGCACTTGTGCCCGCCGCCTCCCTGCACGCCTGGCCCAACCCAGCCTCACCCCTTTGCCACAGTGATGTTGCCGGatggagggaggaagatggggaagaCCACGCCAGGATCGCAGGCGGGGAGCAGGCAAACAGGCAGCCGTGGCcgttgggctggctggctggggtgggggctcttcctctcctcctggcCGCCGCCGCTCACCTGGCCTCAGGGCTGCTCTGTCCTCTCCATCGCAGCAGCCCGAGAGCGAGCCAGCCAGCGATAAGTACCGTAAGtcggttttggtttgcagtttgggcactcagtctctgaaaggttcgccaccactgccctagacaGTACAAGGAAGATCAGGGCAAGCTGGGGAAGGAACACTGGATCTACTGCTTGGAATGGAAGGGCTGAGCAGGGAGCCAACATTTTTTGGGTGGGCTACGGAGGTTAGACTGAGAAGTACGGTTGGGATTGAAACTGGAATACATGCATTCTGTTCttagtgctgctgctgcattttaacCTCTGTTAGCTTCCGTTGGGGAAAATATTGTAATAACACCTTGATTTCTTTCTACTTCAGAAGACGTGGGCAGCACTAGTACTCAGCACAGTATTAGCATAGCATTCTTAGGTTTTTGATATCTTAGTGTGATTTAAGAGACACTTACTGTCTTTCTTACTCTTCTGTATTTATAATCTGCCTTAACAAACAAGTTCTCAGGGCAGCATACTTCCCCTGTGGCGTGTGACTATCTGATAAGTGTGAGGGCGAACCTTATCCTGCAGCCATGTGCTGCCTGGACATCCCCAGGATTCCCCAGCCTTACTCTCTGGCCTGTCTCTGCTTTGCCCTCAGTTCTCTGTGTTCCTGGGGCTCATTTTTTTCCTGGAGCTGACGGCTGGTGTCCTGGCCTTCATCTTCAAGGACTGGATCAAAGATCAGCTCAATTTCTTCATCAACAATAACGTCAAGGCCTACCGCGATGACATCGACCTGCAGAACCTCATAGACTTTGCTCAGGAATATGTGAGTTGTACGATCGCCCTGAGCGATCTGTTTGTTCTAGGGCTGGTGGAGTGTGAGGCGCCGTGGTGTGGAAATGCCCTGCTTGTGCACATGAATGTTTGGGAAGCCATCCTGGCCACCTGTGGAGATACTAGTTGGCCTGTTCTTTCTCCCAAAAGTTGGATTTTCTGCAGtcagaaaagagatggaagaaACATAGGGGGGGGAAGGAGATCTGTGATGTGAAGACAGTGTTCCATATATACCTATGGCAAGCGAGTGAGCAACTCATGGTGTTTCCAGATTAATAGGAGATGTAAAAGCATCTCCTGCTCCCAGTGGGATTAGAGTGGTCATGGTTACCAAGCTCACACCAGAGCTGACTTTGCCATCTGGTGGCAGCTGATGAAGCTGCAGGGTTGCAGAAATGCTTCCTGTAGCCTGTATCTGAAAGTTACAGGGACTCTGTGCTGTCTTCCGTGAAAGGCCTCATCCTATATAGCCGGGGTTGGAAACCTCCTGCCCGTGGGCATAATTAGATCAGCCAGGTCTCCCAATTTGGCCTGCTACACTATTTTGCCCAAGCCAAGCCTATGTGCCCCTACACCTGTCCTCATGTACAGAGCATGTAAAGATGCAGCTAGGCCCAAGGAGGTTTACAGGCACTGCAAAGCCCTGCGCACAATGCTTTGTTTGTGCTTATAAAGTGCTGTGCACAGACCTGTGCAAGCCCTGCCGATCAGCTGATCGTAAACATAGGCAAAAGCAGGTCACACGACACCATTGGGatatcaggtgattggcaggtggacaGTCCTACCCACCTTTCAAATTTGGGCTGCTGGGATGCAGAAGATAAGGATTCAGCCCATAGGTCAGAAGAtccatttccccactcctgctgtgtaATATCTTGCCTGCAACAGGTCCTTCCTTGTGACCACACCTGTCCCTTTTGTCCATTTTTGTTCCTTACCCAATCTGAtgctctctagatgttgatggactccaactcccattgaccccagtcagcatggccaagtAGTCAAGAATGGCtgtagctgtagtccaaaacatatggtgGGCACCCATTTGAGGAAGGCAGCATTGGTGTTTCTGTGTGTAATTGGTTGCTGGACACTTAACACTGGTTAAAATTGTCTCCCTGTACAGTGGTCTTGCTGTGGGGCTCATGGCCCTAATGACTGGAACCTCAACATTTATTTCAACTGCACTGACTCCAACCCCAGCAGGGAGCGCTGCGGAGTGCCCTTCTCCTGCTGTGTCAAGGACCCTGCGGTAAGGAGCTAAAAGGAGAGGGGGGTGAATAGGCCTTAAACCTCAGGAACAAGGGGCTACAGGATAGGGTGAATTCTGTGCTGCTGATCCGCTCCAGACCCATGGAGGGCATGCTTAAGCTGAGACATTAATAGAGCAATTGCTCAAGTGTATGAATCATTGCCTAAtggcagagatgaggaacctgtgaccttcgagatgttgttggactcccgtCAGCCCCCActtttggccatgttggctggggctgatgggagctggagtccaagaacatttgCACCTAGtgtactgtcaggaaaccccccctccccgcgggtGGTAGAGTTGCAGGGGCGTTTGGAATATAGAGAACCCCCGAAGCTGTTTACCagttcctcttcccctcctcaaccggaagcgaccattcctccagtggggagggggaatcagaggcaggaaggcggtgcaggggctctgagaggatcgcggagcctcagcaccgaggggaaagcggggaacggggtcaggttcccacgctccgagggcgcagacaggaaggacgtggaagggggaggtggggggttcagaatcctgcgcctcttttgctggacaaagaacaggaagagctcattcctggactctgcggagggatgagatggacgtttgatcttttgctccactgtacatagctgtgcacaatcAAATCGAagcaaactttattcacgtagccaacaggccattgcgactaaaaatacagataaaacagataaaaatactggagaaagaccattcaagtacacaaatatatgcatatactgataaatcatatgaaacccccaggttAAAAGGTCGTTCAAATAGTGACCTCGTTCTCAGAGAGTCAAACGATTTTCTCTGTTACCGTTTTTGTTCCTGCTAGAAATAAGGTAGACAATGAGTCCCTAATTccctgtgcacaataaagaacttagtttttagaagttctgcgtctggcgctttactcatgagcaaccactgaacgtccctACATGTACATAGGAGGCCAGGTTAAAAATACAATGCTCCAAGTCTAGACCAAAATATTTATGATTGGACAGGCACAACTTTCTGTTTCATGAGCTATATTGGGTTGGGTTGCAGGGTAGATGGTGGAACCAAGGGCTGCAGCCGAGGTATTTGGGAAGGTGTGTCATGTAAAGCCAAGTGTTGGAGAGATTTAGGGGGCAAAGTAGTGAGACCTTTCTCGGGAAAGTGGTTAGAGAGCTTCCCAGTATGGTTTGATTAGCTTTGGGTCTGTTGTTTCCGCAGGAGGATGTTCTCAACACGCAGTGTGGCTATGATGTCCGCCTTAAACTGGTGAGAGTTGGGTTGGTATGTCTGGGCT is from Lacerta agilis isolate rLacAgi1 chromosome 2, rLacAgi1.pri, whole genome shotgun sequence and encodes:
- the TSPAN17 gene encoding tetraspanin-17 isoform X2, coding for MPGKAQHFQGPQLLGAAFLAIGLWAWAEKGVLSNLSSITDLGGFDPVWLFLVVGGVMFVLGFAGCIGALRENTFLLKFFSVFLGLIFFLELTAGVLAFIFKDWIKDQLNFFINNNVKAYRDDIDLQNLIDFAQEYWSCCGAHGPNDWNLNIYFNCTDSNPSRERCGVPFSCCVKDPAEDVLNTQCGYDVRLKLELEQQSFIYTKGCAGQFEKWLQDNLIVVAGTFVGVALLQIFGICMAQNLVSDINAVKANW
- the TSPAN17 gene encoding tetraspanin-17 isoform X3, encoding MPGKAQHFQGPQVSCCTKYLLFASNVLFWLLGAAFLAIGLWAWAEKGVLSNLSSITDLGGFDPVWLFLVVGGVMFVLGFAGCIGALRENTFLLKFFSVFLGLIFFLELTAGVLAFIFKDWIKDQLNFFINNNVKAYRDDIDLQNLIDFAQEYWSCCGAHGPNDWNLNIYFNCTDSNPSRERCGVPFSCCVKDPAEDVLNTQCGYDVRLKLSCSPACLCLLCRSWSSRASSIPKDVLASLRNGFRTISLW
- the TSPAN17 gene encoding tetraspanin-17 isoform X1, giving the protein MPGKAQHFQGPQVSCCTKYLLFASNVLFWLLGAAFLAIGLWAWAEKGVLSNLSSITDLGGFDPVWLFLVVGGVMFVLGFAGCIGALRENTFLLKFFSVFLGLIFFLELTAGVLAFIFKDWIKDQLNFFINNNVKAYRDDIDLQNLIDFAQEYWSCCGAHGPNDWNLNIYFNCTDSNPSRERCGVPFSCCVKDPAEDVLNTQCGYDVRLKLELEQQSFIYTKGCAGQFEKWLQDNLIVVAGTFVGVALLQIFGICMAQNLVSDINAVKANW